The proteins below are encoded in one region of Pyxidicoccus trucidator:
- a CDS encoding TolC family protein, with amino-acid sequence MLTPVPPAPRLVKTWDEALTLVRERSTDLRSVEAGVQRASGRWRQALSALLPNARAQASVAIDVLNPDTPALGNAGVGAGAGGGTSGRTPTAPLGTVTATLTQSVVDLGAWRGLSSARAAETGAVASLHDARRRLTLGLAQVLVATVAAERAAEINRVGLQRALEREALTR; translated from the coding sequence ATGCTCACGCCCGTCCCGCCCGCCCCGCGTCTGGTGAAGACCTGGGACGAGGCGCTGACCCTGGTGCGTGAGCGGTCCACGGACCTGCGCAGCGTGGAGGCCGGCGTGCAGCGCGCCAGTGGCCGGTGGCGCCAGGCCCTGTCGGCGCTGCTGCCCAACGCGCGCGCCCAGGCCAGCGTGGCCATTGACGTGCTCAACCCCGACACCCCCGCGTTGGGTAACGCGGGCGTCGGCGCGGGTGCGGGTGGCGGCACGAGCGGGCGTACGCCCACGGCGCCGCTGGGCACCGTCACCGCGACGCTGACGCAGTCGGTGGTGGACCTGGGCGCGTGGCGCGGGCTGTCGTCGGCCCGGGCCGCGGAGACGGGCGCGGTGGCGAGCCTCCACGACGCGCGCCGCCGCCTCACCCTGGGACTGGCGCAGGTGCTGGTGGCCACCGTGGCCGCCGAGCGCGCCGCCGAAATCAACCGCGTCGGCCTGCAGCGGGCCCTGGAGCGCGAGGCCCTCACCCGGC
- a CDS encoding MarR family winged helix-turn-helix transcriptional regulator translates to MQLLAVKAIAEGVRSQAALAERLLVDAPAASRLVDRLEEDGLVSRRAGENRRCVKLELSEKGAGELEQLRSALDWADGELQKYLLASEVTELKRLLDKLQSGLLEDRGPTPGGCGSEEGSP, encoded by the coding sequence ATGCAACTTCTCGCCGTGAAGGCCATCGCCGAAGGTGTGCGCAGCCAGGCTGCGCTCGCGGAGCGGCTGTTGGTGGATGCGCCCGCGGCAAGCCGGCTGGTGGACCGCCTCGAAGAAGACGGGCTGGTGAGCCGGCGCGCGGGGGAGAATCGCCGCTGCGTGAAGCTGGAGCTGAGCGAGAAGGGGGCCGGCGAGCTGGAGCAGCTGCGCTCCGCGCTCGACTGGGCGGATGGCGAGCTTCAGAAGTACCTGCTGGCCTCCGAGGTGACGGAGCTGAAGCGCCTCCTCGACAAGCTTCAGAGCGGCTTGCTGGAGGATCGGGGCCCCACGCCGGGCGGCTGCGGGTCGGAGGAGGGGAGCCCCTGA